The region ATGCCTTCGCCGTGTCTGAAGGTGGGGTCCGTCGAAATGGCCCCGATGACGGGGCGACAAGGTGGGACCTCACCGAGCAACGACTGACCTTCCATCCATCGCGGCGTTCGGATCGCCAGCACGTCGAGGATCGTCGGCGCGATGTCGATCGTCTGCGCCGTCACACCGACGCGTCCGCGTCGCAGGCCTTCTGGGAGGCGAACCATGAGAGGCAGCGGGACGTTGGTCTGGGATCTCGCGCCGTGGTCCGAGTAGATCACGACCAGTGTGTTCTCGAATGCGCCGCGCTGCTCGATCAGGCTGACGATCTCGCGCGCATAGTCATCCGCCTCGAGAATCGCGTCGTCATAGAACTCCGGCATCATCTCCCGTTCTTGCTTTAGACCTGCTGAGAAGCGTCGCCGCCGCGGCACGAACTTGGGACCGTGCGTCACCATGATGTGGACGTGCGCGAAGAACGGCTCGTCGACGTTCTGAATGAATCGCGCGACCTGTCGCATACGGTTCTCATCCGTGAACTGTACCGAGATAGGGTCGGTCACCTCTTCGAAAGGGTCAGCTCCACCCTCTCCCGCTAGTTGCTCCACGCGTGTCCACACTCGCAGGAGAACCTGGTCGAACAGGTGGCGGCCAGGTCCTAGACGGAGCGCCACCTGCGTTCCGGGCAGACCACCATGCACGGACTGGTTATTGACGACGTCGAACGCGTCTTGCATGTTGAAGTCGACCGAGGCGGCGTAGTGACGGATCGCGAACTGTCCTGTCGCATAACCGAGCGCGCGCAGAAAGGCTGGCAAGTGGCGTGTGGTATCACGACCTCGCAGGATATCCGGGGCATAGATAACACGGGTGGTCGTGGGCAGTCGTCCCGTAAGAATGGACGTGAGTGAGCCCGCCGTGTTTCCAGCATTGGAGAAAGCGTTCGTAAATACCAGCGACTCGCGCGCGAGCTCTTCTAGAAACGGCGTGGTTTGGCGCTCGTATCCGTACACGGAGACATGCTCGGCATTTACCCCATCGAGGCCGAGGAGGAGGATGTTGGGGCGCGCCTTCGTCGCGCGCATCGTCGTGGTGGTCGTGGCAGCACTCGACGTCGAGACCGTCTCCGTTACGGCTGCCACGACGGCGAAGACCGCGAGCACGGCTGCGCTGCTCATCCACCAGCGGCGGTTTCGCGCGTTTCTGTGGAGCTCTGCGGCCACCCTTCCGGTCCATATGTAGAGGAGCCCGCCAGCCAGAAGCAGCGCGCCTGCGTACCACAGCCGGGCGCGCTCGAGATCACGGATGCCCCAGCCGAAGACCGTATGGGTGAAGTTGTCGATGACGAGCATGCCGGAGGCGAGGAGCACGAACGCGGGCGGAAACTGCAGAAACCACCGGCAGGTACGTTGCGTGATGGCCGACGCACGTCCTACCAACCACACCGCACCCAGTAGCACCAGGCCTGCTAGGAGCAGCGGCACTGTGGCGGCGGCGAATGCATGAGCACGCTCGCCCCAGTCGAGCACCGAGAGAAACGATGGCTTCGTGACGAAGAACAGCCACTCCATGCCCAGGAGGAACCAGACCATGACGATGTAGAGGCTGGCCCAGATCTGGTAGGAGCAGAGGTTATCGAGGGGCAGACTGGGTCGCGTGAGGACCGGCAGCTTCACGAATCACCCTCGAGAGGTCGATGGGCAGCGGGAAGACAATCGTCCAGTGCGCTCGGCGGCGATGTCGGTCAACCTCTGCAGATCAAGACCATCAACGAAAGGCTACCGGACGTGAGACGAAGAAGAACCGATTTGCGAGCCCGTGTCAATGGGGATCTGCACCTGGAATTCGCTGACGTCGCGCTCACCTCGTACGCGGGACTGGCGCTGTTCAGTCGCTGCCTGCGCACAACCCGCTTCAACGCGGTGGTGCGCCAAGAAAGATACGACGTATGACCCAGTGCCGGAACAGGTTAGGCATGCCCTTCTCGTTCTTGAGGCGTTCGAAGTAGAAAAACGGATCCACTCCGATGTAAAACCGGCCGCTGACAGAACGGCCCAGCTTCGCTTTTCGGGGAGGCCTTCCCTCTTGGAACGCAGGCACGCCGAAGTCGACGACCCATGCACGGTCAGAGCAGAAAGTGATCGTACCGCGCGCCTCATGCAGGCCGCCGCTAAGGTGGGAGAGGAGCGGCGCGGCGGGCGCGCGAGAAGCGATAGCGACGTTATGCGGGTGGAACTCGAGCGCGAACCGCCTCCTTCTCCACGCCCAGTGCACCTGCCACCAAACTGTCATCGATCAAACACAGGCGCCAGTAACGTCGGTGTCAGCCGCGGCGGCTCACCTCCTACTCGTCGCCGACGGCTGCAAACGGTTCTTGGGCGGCCGCCCTTTCCGTTCTACTCCCACAGGGCTCAGTCCAGAGGCATGGGTAGCAAAAGCGTCCAGCGGTGTGATCTGTTACCTATATTCCCGGTCCGCACCCAAGAAAATGCTTGACAAGAAGTTTTCGACGAGCGCGTTGTGATTGTGACTCCGCGCCAGGATGCCTGCTGGAGGCGTGTGCTTGCCGTCTGGCAAGCGTTGTCAGTCAAAGAAGGTCGCCGAAGCCCCTGAGGCCGATTTCGTGGCTCCTGGAGGCGTACACGAGGCCGAAAATACGGGGGGTATGATGGTTCATGCTGCTTCAAGAATCATCACCCCATGCGACCTCAGACCCTCCAATCATTGAACAACATACCGAGCGGCCCACGCCGATGTCCGAGGAGGAGATCGCACGCCTGGGCGATGCGATCGCGGAGCTGTCGGCCCGCATTCAGGCGGCGACCTACGAGCTCTTGGTGCTGATCAGGCAGGTCGATGAGCGCGCCTGCTGGAACGACGGCGGCTGCCGCTCCTGTGCGCACTGGCTCAGTTGGCGGATCGGTCTCGCCCCCGGCGCGGCGCGCGAGAAGGTCCGCGTGGCGCGGGCGCTGGCGAGGTTGCCCCTCATCAGTGCCGCGATGGAGCGGGGCGAGATCTCCTATTCGAAAGTCCGCGCGATCACGCGCGTCGCGACCCCCGACAATGAATCGCGGCTGCTGGGGGCGGCGCAGGGTGGCACGGCGTCGCACGTCGAGCGGTTGGCGCGTGCCTGGCGCCGCGCCGACCGCCTCGACGAAGCGCGCGAAACCAAGCGGCGCCATGAGCAGCGGTACGTCCAAACCTGGGTGGACGAGGATGGCATGTTGGTGATCCGCGGCCGGCTCACGCCAGAGCTCGGGGCCGTGGTGCAACGAGCGCTCGAGGCGGCCAGCGACCGGCTGTTCCGCGAGAGCGCGAGCGACTCGCGCGACGATGCCACCGCAGACGTCACCCCCGGCCAACGCCGTGCCGATGCCCTCGGGCTCCTCGCCGAGAGTGCGCTGGCGAGTGACTTGGATCGCGGGACGGCGGGCGATCGGTATCAGGTGGTGCTCCATGTCGACGAGGCCACGCTGAACGCGGACGTCGACGCCTCCGACGGGGATGTCGTTGCGCCCGCCGCGGGCCACGCCGTGCTCGAGGATGTGGACGGCACGCGCGTCTCCGCGGAGACGTCGCGCCGCATCGCCTGCGATGCGGCGACGGTGGTGATGCGGCATGCGCCGGACGGCTCAGTGCTCGATGTCGGCCGGAAGCGGCGCACGATCCCCCCAGCGATCCGCCGGGCCCTCGCCGCCCGCGATCGCCATTGCCAGTTTCCCGGGTGTCTCGCGCGCCACTGTGACGCCCACCATCTGCATCACTGGGCCACTGGCGGCGAGACGCGGCTGACCAACCTCGCCCTGCTCTGCCGTCGGCATCATCGAGCGGTCCATGAAGAAGGCTTCACGCTCACGCGCGGCCCGGATGGCTCGGTCCACGTGTATCGACCCGATGGACGGCCGCTGCCGGCCGCACCACCCGCGCCGAGATGGCGCACCGCGGGCGATGCTGCAGACCCGCTCGCGCCCAGTACCGCGCGGTTGACGGCCGTCGGCATGCGCATTGGCCCACACACCGCCACTCCCGACTGGTTCGGTGAACGGCTCGACCTGCACTACGCGCTCGACGTGCTCCGAGATCGCCCCAATAGCGGTCCATCGGACCGTTTCCATTGAAGGGCGTCGCGATGCCGGTCGCGGAAGGACGATGCTCATACGGAACGCAGCAACAGTGGACTTCTTCGCGGTCGGAATGAATGATCGGATCTGGCAACGCAGTGTTAGGGTCGCCGGACGGCGCGCTCCGAGGTCAGTGAAGACCAGTGGCCCTCGCCAAATCGTGTTGTAAGCGCTCCCGCGATGGAGTTCTGCAGCGCTGCGATTGCCGCCGCGTCGCTGGCCGTCGCATCAGAAAACCTGAGTCGAATCATATACGTCGTCGTCTCCACGATGATGACTCGAGTGTGTTCTAACGATGAGACAAAGCTCACCGCCGGGCGAGAAAGGTGTGGGGTAGGACTACGCCTTGCGTACTGGGTAGCGCAGGTGGTGTGTCACGCCGACGCCCGGCATCACCGTCGTGTTGCCAAGGACGGCTGGCGTGCCGGCGAGGTGGTCAAAGAGTCGAACTCCGGAGCCAAGAAGAACCGCCGCGATGTCGACGTGGATGTCGTCGAGGAGCCCAGCATTCAGGCACTGCTGGATGGTGTCAGCCCCGTGGACCCCAACGGAAGTCGAACACCTCGGCCACGCCATCGTTGAGGTCGGCGACGTAGCCGTCGAGCGACATGGACATGATTGCGGACGCCGACACGTCACGAGCTCATGCGTGGCGGTAACGGCAGCTCTTGGCGGCCGCAGCGTGCGGGCGCGTCGCCTGGACGTGAGAGTCCCACCGCAGCGCCAGAGCATGCCATCGTCAACGCCCGGCCGAAGGAGGCGCGTCGTTGACGGTGAGAGCCGGCCGGCGACGGACGCTCGGGGCGCGTGGGGTATTACCGCGGCGGCGGGGCGGCGGCAGGCACCTTCATGAACTCGGCGGGCGACAGCGCGCGGCGTGTAAAGCGGGAGGAATGAATCGCCCCCTTGAAGTAGTCGACCAGATTGATGCGGACGCCCATTGACGACCGCCCTGGTCCCTGCGGCGCGAGCTCGATCTCGCGCGCGCCGTCGCGCACGCCGTTGACGAAGTTGCTGAACACCTTGCCGTCGTAGACCGCCGCGACGTGATACCAGGCGCCGAGTGGATGGAGGCTGTTCCGGTTCATCAACGTCGCCTCGCCGGTCGTGCTGAAGTTGTAGCTGTCGAGGAACCAGCGGTCGCCGACGACACGAATCTCGAACAGCATCCGGTTGTCCGAGCCGGCCTCTTGCAGGTGGAACCAGCGCTGTTCGCGGTTGCCGCCGTCGGGCCGGAAGATCGCCTCCCATGTGAACGTCTCCGCGCCAGCCAGGGGGTGTACATCGACAAACAGCGCGTCATCGACGCCGTCGAACTCCACCGCCTTGCCGATCGGCGTATCGACGACGCGCGGGGCTCCCAGGACCGTGGTCGGATGGCCGCCGATGCGGTCGGTCCGGTCGAACGTCCAGACGTCGGCGTCGTCATTGCTCACGTCCTGGACACCCGCCGCGCTGCCGACCGCGCACAACACGAGCGCGGCCACACCTGCTCTGAGAACTGTACCCGATGCTGACGATGTCGTTCGATGCATGCCGAACCCCTCCAGGCGGTAAGTGCTGGCGACAATGCTGCGTGTGTCTCGTCGAAAGAGCGGCCGCGGCCTGCGCTCTACCGGCAGATACTGGTGGGATGTTGCCGTCCATAGACCGCGCGCTCGGGCTCGGGCGAAGGCATGGCTCTCTCGACGGCCGAGTCGCGCAGGCTGAGTGTATCCGAGGCTGTGCTCGTCCGTGACCATGTTCGATGTGGTTCCGGGACCGTTCTCTTCTCCCAAGGTCCGCTTCTGGCGCTATCCGAGCGCGGCTGGCCGCCGCGAGCGGGCCGAGCACGACATAGCCGGCGGTGCGCCAGCCGAAACCGAGGAGGAGGACGGCGGCGGTCATCGAGCCCGGTCCGCGCGGTCACCAGTACTTCTCGGCAGGTCGTATCTCTACCGCGCCACCAAGCCGCGCCGCTGGAATCCGCGCTGCCAACGCGATCGCGGCGTCCATGCTCTCGGCCTCGTATACGGAGTACCCGCCCGCACCTTCGCTCAGGTATGTGCCGTTTGTGACGTGGATCTCTCCGTCGCGCACCTGCACCGTCTTCGCCGCGGTAGGGAGTCCGAACGGAAGTCCCACAGTGATGCCCTCGGTCTTATTGAGCTCGGCGTACTCCGCGTAGATGGCCTTCTTCTCTGTCTCGGACAACGCGTTCCACCGATCCGACCCCGGTAGCGCGGGTGTGGCTCCGTGGTAGACGAGCAATACGAACTTCATGTCAATCCTCCTTCAGAACTCTTGAGAACCCGAAACTTGACGCATTTGAGTCAAGTTGTGGGGCTCTCAAGTGAGCGTCGGGGGGCGTGGCTGGAAGCCGCGGCCCGCTAGAACATATGACGGATCGCAAGGAGCAAATGTGACCGTTCGGGCGAGGACGGTGGTTGTCCTCGACGGTGCCTCTGCTGTTCTGTCACACTCGCGACGTGTGATCCGTCATTACATTGATGGAGTGCACCGGAGGACTTCGACCGATGCCGATGCCTGAGTGGCGCACTGAGAAATTCGAAGAGCACCGGGCGCATTTGCGCGCGGTGGCATATCGAATCCTCGGGTCGATCAGTGAGGCGGAGGATGCCGTTCAGGAGAGCTGGATTCGACTGGCCCGGACCGATGCGGCCGACGTCGAGAACCTGCGAGGCTGGTTGACGACCGTCGTAGCACGTGTCTGCATGGACATGTTGCGAACCCGGACGTCACGCAGGGAGGACCCGTGGGACGTGCGTGTGCCGGATCCGATCGTCGCCCGCGCCGATGGGGATCCCGAGTCCAACGCCATGCTTGCTGACTCAGTCGGGCTCGCGCTCCTCGTGGTGCTGGACACGCTCGAGCCGTCGGAGCGGCTCGCGTTCGTGCTGCACGACGTCTTCGGCATGACATTCGATGAGATCGCACCAATCGTAGACCGCTCGCCCGCATTTTCGGACGAAGGCGGACTGCATTGGCGGGATCAACTTCCCGCTCGACTTCATCACGGGGAAATGGGCCAGGTTTCAGGCAGGCGGTCCGGCCGAGATAGAAGCGATTCGGCGCAAGCCAGCCATGCTGGCCGAAGGCATGCGCGATCGCGCCATCATTCCCGAAATAGCTCTCACGCATTTCCGTGCGGCCTTTCCGCACGGCTCCGTCGTCGAGCTCGCGAGCGCAGGCCATTTCTGTCAGGAAGACGAACCCGCAACGCTCGTTGCGCTGATCGAGCAGTTCATGCAACTCACGTAGGCCCGCTCCGAGCAACGCGTCCACATCTGGGTCGCGGATGGATTCGACCACTTGAAGGGCAGCGTGTGGCGTGACGGCGTTCAGTCCGAGGCATCCAGCGGTGATGACGATGGCGGACCAGCGGTGTCGCTCTGCGTCAGGACATAGCTGATCTCTACGTGGTCATGCGCTTCGCCGAGCTAGCGCAGGAAGGCCGTGTGCGCGAGACCGTTGAGCGCGCCGTGAGCACCTGGGGCAGAAATGGCGGGTGCCTGGCTCTTCGCGATATCGCGCCTGATTTGATTCGCGCGGTTCAAAACCTGGCCGCACGTGGCGAACAGCGATGATCAGCCCCACGCAACGCTTTTTACCGGGCCGATCCCACACCGTCATTCCTGCTTCTCGTCCTTTCTCGTTTTCGTTTGACTGGGTAGATTTCGAGCCGTGTCACGCCCCGCCTTCCTCGAACAGTCGCACGTACGCATCGTAGCGGAAGCGCCGGTGCCTCGCGCGGCCGGTCATCTCCGTTAGAATCTTCAAGCCCACGAGCCGCTGCACGATCTGATTCGCCCCGGCGAACGTTGTCCTTAACATTTCCCGTACGTCGGTGACGCTCACGATCGGCCGCTCGTACAGCCGCTCGAGGACGCGGTGGCCGTTCCCCGCGGCGCGGCCGAGATGTTCGGTGATCGCGCGCCGGTGCTGCTCGCGCAACTCGAGGATGCGCCGCGCCGTGTCAGCGGCCTC is a window of Luteitalea sp. DNA encoding:
- a CDS encoding sulfatase-like hydrolase/transferase, translated to MKLPVLTRPSLPLDNLCSYQIWASLYIVMVWFLLGMEWLFFVTKPSFLSVLDWGERAHAFAAATVPLLLAGLVLLGAVWLVGRASAITQRTCRWFLQFPPAFVLLASGMLVIDNFTHTVFGWGIRDLERARLWYAGALLLAGGLLYIWTGRVAAELHRNARNRRWWMSSAAVLAVFAVVAAVTETVSTSSAATTTTTMRATKARPNILLLGLDGVNAEHVSVYGYERQTTPFLEELARESLVFTNAFSNAGNTAGSLTSILTGRLPTTTRVIYAPDILRGRDTTRHLPAFLRALGYATGQFAIRHYAASVDFNMQDAFDVVNNQSVHGGLPGTQVALRLGPGRHLFDQVLLRVWTRVEQLAGEGGADPFEEVTDPISVQFTDENRMRQVARFIQNVDEPFFAHVHIMVTHGPKFVPRRRRFSAGLKQEREMMPEFYDDAILEADDYAREIVSLIEQRGAFENTLVVIYSDHGARSQTNVPLPLMVRLPEGLRRGRVGVTAQTIDIAPTILDVLAIRTPRWMEGQSLLGEVPPCRPVIGAISTDPTFRHGEGIASAPVPPFYSLGVATLVRGDRWLYLDVDHRPPTAHGGRVPLLRDAETCRPFESDETEQFLIQHLRSKRYQIRGFFDS
- a CDS encoding DUF222 domain-containing protein; this translates as MLLQESSPHATSDPPIIEQHTERPTPMSEEEIARLGDAIAELSARIQAATYELLVLIRQVDERACWNDGGCRSCAHWLSWRIGLAPGAAREKVRVARALARLPLISAAMERGEISYSKVRAITRVATPDNESRLLGAAQGGTASHVERLARAWRRADRLDEARETKRRHEQRYVQTWVDEDGMLVIRGRLTPELGAVVQRALEAASDRLFRESASDSRDDATADVTPGQRRADALGLLAESALASDLDRGTAGDRYQVVLHVDEATLNADVDASDGDVVAPAAGHAVLEDVDGTRVSAETSRRIACDAATVVMRHAPDGSVLDVGRKRRTIPPAIRRALAARDRHCQFPGCLARHCDAHHLHHWATGGETRLTNLALLCRRHHRAVHEEGFTLTRGPDGSVHVYRPDGRPLPAAPPAPRWRTAGDAADPLAPSTARLTAVGMRIGPHTATPDWFGERLDLHYALDVLRDRPNSGPSDRFH
- a CDS encoding LamG domain-containing protein, translated to MHRTTSSASGTVLRAGVAALVLCAVGSAAGVQDVSNDDADVWTFDRTDRIGGHPTTVLGAPRVVDTPIGKAVEFDGVDDALFVDVHPLAGAETFTWEAIFRPDGGNREQRWFHLQEAGSDNRMLFEIRVVGDRWFLDSYNFSTTGEATLMNRNSLHPLGAWYHVAAVYDGKVFSNFVNGVRDGAREIELAPQGPGRSSMGVRINLVDYFKGAIHSSRFTRRALSPAEFMKVPAAAPPPR
- a CDS encoding sigma-70 family RNA polymerase sigma factor, whose translation is MPMPEWRTEKFEEHRAHLRAVAYRILGSISEAEDAVQESWIRLARTDAADVENLRGWLTTVVARVCMDMLRTRTSRREDPWDVRVPDPIVARADGDPESNAMLADSVGLALLVVLDTLEPSERLAFVLHDVFGMTFDEIAPIVDRSPAFSDEGGLHWRDQLPARLHHGEMGQVSGRRSGRDRSDSAQASHAGRRHARSRHHSRNSSHAFPCGLSARLRRRARERRPFLSGRRTRNARCADRAVHATHVGPLRATRPHLGRGWIRPLEGQRVA